A genomic stretch from Chloroflexota bacterium includes:
- a CDS encoding single-stranded DNA-binding protein produces the protein MSFSLNRVELIGRLGQDPDTRFTAGGQAITRLSLATDRPARPGTQAETDWHQVICWDKLAELAGQYLAKGRLVFVAGRLGYRSWEGKNGQQRRAAEVTATELILLDRRPAPEPPEDAAAVESSVAEGSDPDDELPF, from the coding sequence ATGTCGTTCAGCCTGAATCGCGTCGAGCTGATCGGTCGGCTCGGCCAGGACCCCGACACCCGCTTCACCGCCGGCGGCCAGGCGATCACCCGGCTCAGCCTGGCGACCGACCGGCCCGCCCGGCCGGGCACCCAGGCCGAGACCGACTGGCACCAGGTGATCTGCTGGGACAAGCTGGCCGAGCTCGCCGGCCAGTACCTCGCTAAGGGCCGGCTGGTGTTCGTCGCCGGCCGGCTGGGTTATCGCAGCTGGGAAGGCAAGAATGGCCAGCAGCGCCGCGCGGCCGAGGTGACCGCGACCGAGCTGATCCTGCTCGACCGGCGCCCCGCGCCCGAGCCACCCGAGGACGCAGCCGCCGTCGAGAGCTCGGTTGCCGAGGGGAGCGACCCCGACGACGAGCTGCCCTTCTGA
- a CDS encoding toprim domain-containing protein, with amino-acid sequence MQARIDTAALKRDRPIAEVVAGYGVELRPSGRALLGRCPFHADGGRPNFHVYPATASFYCFRCRVGGDAIGFVERIEGVDFRGAVARLLEAAPPIGRARWMSSPPRRRPTRRARRGPEDRACLAAAVELYHNRLLTDPDALAYLAGRGLERAILECCRVGYAAGDELAAYLRWRGVSPRAALRLGLLGRGGRELMAGRVVVPEIRAGQVVWLVGRTIRPDATAPKYLALPGPKPLLGWEPAARERTVCLVEGVFDWLTLRQWAVPALALVGTHARPAAIEALRRFDRVYLALDGDEPGRQAAAELQRALGPAAVTVSLGDVKDVGELATRPDGPRRFARAVLEAALGRMAPATAA; translated from the coding sequence ATGCAGGCGCGGATCGACACCGCGGCGCTGAAGCGCGACCGACCGATCGCCGAGGTCGTCGCCGGCTACGGCGTCGAGCTGCGTCCGAGCGGGCGCGCCCTGCTCGGGCGCTGCCCGTTCCACGCCGACGGTGGCCGCCCGAACTTCCACGTCTACCCGGCCACCGCGTCGTTCTACTGCTTCCGCTGCCGGGTCGGCGGGGACGCGATCGGCTTCGTCGAGCGGATCGAGGGCGTCGACTTCCGCGGGGCGGTCGCGCGCCTGCTCGAGGCCGCACCGCCGATCGGGAGAGCCAGATGGATGTCGTCTCCACCCAGGAGGCGACCGACACGCCGGGCCCGGCGCGGGCCCGAGGATCGGGCCTGCCTCGCCGCCGCCGTCGAGCTCTACCACAATCGTCTCCTGACCGATCCGGACGCCCTGGCCTACCTGGCCGGCCGCGGCCTCGAGCGCGCGATCCTCGAATGCTGCCGGGTCGGCTACGCCGCCGGGGACGAGCTGGCGGCGTACCTGCGCTGGCGGGGCGTCTCGCCACGCGCGGCGCTGCGGCTCGGGCTCCTCGGGCGCGGCGGCCGCGAGCTGATGGCCGGGCGGGTGGTGGTTCCGGAGATCCGCGCGGGACAGGTCGTCTGGCTCGTCGGCCGCACGATCCGGCCTGACGCCACCGCGCCGAAGTACCTGGCGCTGCCCGGGCCGAAGCCGCTCCTCGGCTGGGAGCCGGCCGCGCGCGAGCGGACGGTGTGCCTCGTCGAGGGCGTCTTCGACTGGCTGACCCTCCGGCAGTGGGCCGTGCCGGCCCTGGCCCTGGTCGGCACCCACGCCCGCCCGGCCGCGATCGAGGCGCTGCGCCGCTTCGACCGCGTCTACCTGGCGCTCGACGGCGACGAGCCGGGCCGGCAGGCCGCGGCCGAACTCCAGCGCGCGCTCGGCCCCGCGGCCGTGACCGTGTCGCTCGGCGACGTCAAGGACGTGGGGGAGCTTGCCACCCGGCCCGACGGCCCACGCCGGTTCGCGCGAGCGGTCCTCGAAGCCGCGCTCGGGCGGATGGCGCCGGCCACGGCCGCCTGA
- a CDS encoding UvrD-helicase domain-containing protein has translation MLDLSRLGPEQRRAVLAPDGPLVIVAGPGSGKTTVLAARIAYLILARGVPPTSLLALTFATKAARELRERLVGLLGEQGRRVDVATFHAFGLRIVREWSEELGLGPGPVAVYGADEARVLVRAAAQRCGVDLAERSAAEWAADLARHRLSGRSPDGEPLRTLARAYEELLHRRGAADYPAMLALPLRLFGERPAALRLVQDAYRHVLVDEFQDVCATQYALLRRIAERHRNLVVVGDPRQALYGWRGADVRLLLRVRTDFPEARTVSLGQNFRSTGRIVALANALGATLGDYGPLWTDNSPGRPAQLVVASDERAEATYVAAEVERLRAEGAIGGLGEVAVLYRTNRQARELAVAFRARRLPYRVRGGDLLACREVRDAVAYLRLAHNPADGAALARIVNVPPRRLGHLAEHLHVEPAAADRLPHLARGYGPAALVRAEALAALIADLHAQSGRLPPARLLDLALERSGYRAWLADQPESAARLDNLAELGALAERADGGLGDWLAELELGDEAADPGPDDGARVAFTTIHGAKGGEWRVAFVVGVEEGLLPYLGPAARGVGDRAGGRSADPDDVVAELRVAYVAVTRPRERLYLTCCRERRRGERVEPRRPSRFLRAVPDDLLARAA, from the coding sequence GTGCTGGACCTCTCGCGCCTCGGGCCGGAGCAGCGCCGGGCGGTGCTGGCCCCGGACGGGCCGCTGGTGATCGTGGCCGGCCCCGGCTCGGGCAAGACGACCGTGCTCGCGGCGCGGATCGCCTACCTGATCCTGGCTCGTGGGGTCCCGCCGACGAGCCTGCTCGCGCTGACCTTCGCCACCAAGGCCGCCCGCGAGCTCCGGGAGCGGCTCGTCGGGCTGCTCGGCGAGCAGGGCCGGCGCGTCGACGTGGCGACCTTCCACGCCTTCGGGCTGCGGATCGTCCGCGAGTGGAGCGAGGAGTTGGGCCTCGGACCCGGCCCGGTCGCCGTCTACGGCGCCGACGAGGCCCGCGTCCTCGTGCGCGCGGCGGCCCAGCGGTGCGGCGTCGATCTCGCGGAGCGCTCGGCGGCCGAGTGGGCGGCCGATCTCGCGCGCCATCGCCTAAGCGGGCGGAGCCCGGACGGTGAGCCGCTCCGAACCCTCGCCCGGGCCTATGAGGAGCTGCTCCACCGGCGCGGCGCCGCCGACTACCCGGCCATGCTCGCGCTGCCGCTCCGGCTCTTCGGCGAGCGTCCGGCGGCGCTCCGCCTCGTCCAGGACGCCTACCGCCACGTGCTGGTGGACGAGTTCCAGGACGTCTGCGCCACCCAGTACGCCCTGCTGCGGCGTATCGCCGAGCGACACCGCAACCTCGTCGTGGTTGGCGATCCCCGCCAGGCTCTCTACGGCTGGCGTGGCGCCGACGTGCGCTTGTTGCTCCGGGTGCGGACGGACTTTCCGGAGGCGCGGACGGTCAGCCTGGGCCAGAACTTCCGCTCGACCGGCCGGATCGTGGCGCTGGCGAACGCGCTCGGCGCCACGCTCGGCGACTACGGCCCGCTCTGGACCGACAACTCACCGGGTCGGCCGGCGCAGCTCGTCGTCGCCTCGGACGAGCGCGCCGAGGCCACCTACGTCGCGGCCGAGGTCGAGCGGCTGCGGGCCGAGGGGGCGATCGGCGGCCTGGGCGAGGTCGCAGTGCTGTACCGGACGAACCGCCAGGCTCGCGAGCTGGCCGTTGCCTTCCGCGCCCGGCGCCTGCCCTACCGCGTGCGCGGCGGCGACCTCCTCGCCTGCCGTGAGGTGCGCGACGCCGTCGCCTACCTCCGCCTCGCCCACAACCCGGCCGACGGGGCGGCCCTGGCCCGCATCGTCAACGTTCCGCCCCGCCGCCTCGGCCACCTGGCGGAACACCTGCACGTCGAGCCGGCGGCGGCCGACCGGCTCCCGCACCTGGCGCGCGGCTACGGGCCGGCGGCCCTCGTCCGGGCCGAAGCCCTGGCCGCGCTGATCGCGGACCTCCACGCGCAGAGCGGGCGGCTGCCGCCCGCCCGGCTGCTCGACCTGGCACTCGAGCGGAGCGGCTACCGCGCCTGGCTCGCCGACCAGCCGGAGAGTGCTGCCCGTCTCGACAACCTGGCCGAGCTGGGCGCCCTCGCCGAGCGGGCCGACGGGGGGCTGGGCGACTGGCTCGCCGAGCTGGAACTCGGCGACGAGGCGGCCGATCCCGGCCCCGACGACGGCGCACGGGTGGCCTTCACGACGATCCACGGCGCGAAGGGCGGCGAGTGGCGGGTGGCCTTCGTCGTCGGCGTCGAGGAGGGCCTCCTGCCGTACCTCGGCCCGGCCGCCCGCGGCGTCGGCGACCGGGCAGGGGGCCGCTCGGCGGACCCGGACGATGTCGTGGCGGAGCTCCGGGTCGCCTACGTGGCGGTCACCCGGCCGCGCGAGCGGCTCTACCTGACCTGCTGTCGGGAACGACGCCGAGGCGAGCGCGTCGAGCCGCGCCGACCCTCGCGGTTCCTCCGTGCCGTCCCGGACGACCTGCTGGCGCGGGCGGCCTGA